The Fulvivirga ligni genome window below encodes:
- the ychF gene encoding redox-regulated ATPase YchF, producing the protein MALKCGIVGLPNVGKSTLFNAISNNKAEAANFPFCTIEPNVGVITVPDERLTVLEDLVNPQKVIPTTIEFVDIAGLVKGASKGEGLGNQFLANIREVDAIAHVVRCFVDDNIVHVDGKVDPITDKEVIDTELQLKDLESIDKKILRIEKIAKSGDAKAKKDLEIVRKYKAHLEEGKNARSIDLDADDKKAVADLQLLTAKPVIYVANVEETALPNGNEYSERLKEMAASEGAEVVVVSASIEAQIAELEDADERAMFLEEYSLKESGLNKLIKAAYSLLDLITYFTAGVTEVRAWTIKKGWKAPQAAGVIHTDFEKGFIKAEVIKLESYQTYKTEVACKEAGKIAIEGKEYVVADGDIMHFRFNV; encoded by the coding sequence ATGGCTCTTAAATGTGGAATTGTAGGATTACCTAACGTAGGTAAATCGACTCTTTTTAACGCGATATCTAATAATAAAGCAGAAGCTGCAAATTTTCCATTTTGTACTATTGAACCCAATGTTGGTGTTATCACGGTTCCAGATGAAAGGTTAACTGTTCTAGAGGATTTGGTTAACCCACAAAAAGTTATCCCTACTACTATAGAGTTTGTGGATATTGCTGGTCTGGTAAAAGGAGCTAGTAAAGGCGAAGGTCTTGGAAACCAGTTTCTTGCGAACATTAGAGAGGTAGATGCTATTGCTCATGTGGTAAGATGTTTTGTGGATGATAACATTGTTCACGTAGATGGCAAGGTAGATCCCATCACTGATAAAGAAGTTATTGATACTGAGCTACAACTAAAAGACTTAGAATCAATTGATAAGAAGATCTTAAGGATAGAAAAGATTGCCAAAAGTGGAGATGCAAAGGCAAAGAAAGATCTTGAGATTGTTAGGAAATATAAAGCACATTTAGAAGAAGGTAAAAATGCCAGAAGCATTGATCTGGATGCGGATGATAAAAAGGCTGTGGCCGACCTACAGTTATTAACTGCCAAGCCAGTAATATATGTGGCGAACGTGGAAGAAACTGCTCTTCCAAATGGCAACGAATATTCTGAAAGGCTTAAAGAAATGGCTGCTAGCGAAGGCGCTGAAGTAGTGGTGGTATCTGCCTCAATAGAAGCGCAAATCGCTGAGCTAGAGGATGCTGATGAAAGAGCTATGTTCCTGGAAGAGTATAGTTTGAAAGAGTCTGGATTAAACAAGTTGATAAAAGCGGCTTATAGCTTATTGGATTTAATTACTTATTTCACCGCAGGTGTAACTGAAGTAAGAGCCTGGACAATCAAGAAAGGATGGAAAGCTCCGCAGGCGGCGGGAGTAATTCACACTGATTTTGAGAAGGGATTCATTAAGGCTGAGGTAATTAAGCTAGAAAGTTATCAAACCTATAAAACCGAAGTTGCATGTAAGGAAGCAGGTAAAATTGCTATAGAAGGGAAGGAGTATGTAGTGGCTGATGGCGATATTATGCACTTCCGATTCAATGTATAG
- a CDS encoding AI-2E family transporter, producing MLGKTILYILIAVALFVLLGWLFIDIFIYTAIAIVVSSILRPLTQYIANTQVYNIKIPRLAAVILSYAVLIGFLTSFVILFIPLISEQIEVISGLDYNDLYARLSIPLRNFEYFLINNDLTTEKEGFIVDNLQNNIVEVISNVQFGNVINNVIAVTGQILVGILAVSFISFFLIYEMGSMRKKLIGFIPNRYFEVTIAAYNKIERLLSNYLIGLLFQIFAIFSIASLGLSILGIKYALTIALFAAVANLIPYLGPLLGACFGVIVGVSTGTDLVTSHHYMFLIIKIGSVFATVQVIDNILLQPLIFSKSVKAHPLEIFIIIFAGASLAGIPGMIAAIPVYTVIRVSFSELYNGYRSYSVFKLQKK from the coding sequence ATGTTAGGCAAAACCATTTTATACATCCTTATAGCTGTAGCTTTATTCGTTTTACTAGGATGGCTTTTTATCGATATTTTTATTTATACGGCTATTGCTATTGTTGTTAGTAGCATTCTAAGGCCTCTGACCCAATATATAGCCAATACCCAGGTTTATAATATTAAGATTCCAAGGTTAGCGGCGGTTATTTTATCTTATGCGGTTCTTATAGGCTTTCTAACATCGTTCGTAATCTTATTTATACCTCTAATTTCCGAGCAGATTGAGGTGATTTCAGGACTGGATTACAATGACCTTTACGCCCGCCTTAGCATTCCGCTTAGGAATTTTGAATACTTCTTAATCAATAATGATTTAACTACTGAAAAAGAAGGTTTTATAGTGGATAATCTTCAGAATAACATTGTAGAGGTTATTTCCAATGTTCAATTTGGTAATGTTATTAATAACGTAATTGCTGTTACAGGTCAGATCTTGGTTGGAATCTTAGCGGTGAGTTTTATTTCCTTCTTTTTGATTTATGAGATGGGTTCTATGCGCAAAAAGCTCATAGGTTTCATTCCTAATAGATACTTTGAAGTTACTATAGCGGCATACAATAAAATTGAAAGACTGCTATCTAACTACTTGATTGGTCTGTTGTTTCAGATATTCGCAATTTTCAGTATTGCCTCTTTAGGATTAAGCATTTTGGGGATCAAATATGCTTTGACTATTGCATTATTTGCTGCAGTAGCTAATCTTATTCCTTATTTAGGTCCATTACTTGGAGCTTGTTTTGGTGTGATCGTTGGTGTTTCTACGGGTACAGACCTGGTCACAAGTCATCATTATATGTTTTTGATTATAAAGATAGGCTCTGTTTTTGCTACAGTTCAGGTGATAGATAACATATTACTACAGCCATTGATTTTTTCTAAAAGTGTAAAAGCGCATCCTTTGGAAATATTTATAATTATATTTGCAGGCGCTTCCTTAGCAGGCATTCCGGGAATGATCGCTGCTATACCAGTTTACACTGTTATAAGAGTCTCATTCTCAGAGTTATACAATGGCTATAGAAGCTATAGTGTTTTTAAATTACAGAAAAAATAA
- a CDS encoding DUF3276 family protein yields MEENNTNEREEIFSERVRAGKRTYFFDVKATRSNDYYLTITESKRRYKDDGFTYEKHKIFLYKEDFNKFVDALNNTVSHVKEELLPDVDFTQFDRASDESEIEDNSEIDTELKWD; encoded by the coding sequence GTGGAAGAGAATAATACTAACGAAAGAGAAGAAATATTTTCCGAAAGAGTAAGAGCGGGGAAGAGGACATATTTCTTTGATGTAAAAGCTACACGTTCGAATGACTATTATCTTACTATTACAGAAAGTAAAAGAAGATATAAGGATGATGGATTTACGTATGAGAAGCATAAGATCTTCCTTTATAAAGAAGATTTTAACAAATTTGTTGATGCGCTAAATAATACGGTAAGTCATGTGAAGGAGGAGTTATTACCAGATGTAGACTTCACACAATTTGATAGAGCATCAGATGAGAGTGAAATTGAAGATAACTCTGAAATAGATACAGAATTGAAATGGGATTAA
- a CDS encoding DUF58 domain-containing protein, which translates to MKLDLDKVKESGQIDFLARQLVDGFITGLHKSPYHGFSVEFAEHHLYNSGESTRHIDWKVYAKTDRLYTKRFEEETNLRCQIVIDNSSSMHYPVKSKGKLRFSILCAAALSYLLQKQRDAVGVTTFSDRIETTTPISSTSSHLRKLITLFEQLFTESTPQKSTNVPDILHEVAEKNHKRSLIIIFSDMFDNPDQLDQIFKGLQHLKHNKHEVLLFHVTDKNTEYSFDFEDRPYEFIDLESGEKIKLQPNQVKEHYTTNVQNYYHELKLRCGQLKIDFIEADISSDYNEILNAYLIKRTKMR; encoded by the coding sequence ATGAAATTAGACCTTGATAAAGTAAAAGAAAGCGGCCAAATCGATTTTTTAGCTCGTCAATTGGTTGATGGCTTCATCACCGGACTTCACAAATCTCCTTATCACGGTTTTTCGGTTGAATTCGCCGAGCACCACCTCTATAATTCCGGTGAAAGCACCAGGCATATAGACTGGAAAGTATATGCAAAAACGGATCGTTTATATACCAAAAGGTTTGAAGAGGAGACTAACTTAAGATGCCAAATTGTCATCGATAATTCGTCCTCAATGCATTATCCGGTAAAATCTAAGGGTAAATTAAGGTTTAGTATTCTTTGTGCTGCGGCACTATCTTATTTACTTCAGAAGCAAAGAGATGCAGTGGGAGTAACCACCTTTTCAGACCGGATAGAAACTACCACACCTATCAGTTCTACAAGCTCACACTTGAGGAAGCTTATTACATTATTCGAACAATTATTCACAGAAAGCACTCCACAAAAAAGCACCAATGTACCCGATATCTTACATGAGGTTGCTGAGAAAAATCATAAGCGATCACTAATAATAATCTTTAGTGACATGTTTGATAATCCTGATCAGCTGGATCAGATTTTCAAAGGTTTACAACACCTTAAACACAACAAGCATGAAGTACTACTCTTCCATGTTACTGACAAGAACACGGAATATTCTTTTGATTTTGAGGATCGCCCCTATGAATTCATAGACCTGGAGTCTGGAGAAAAAATAAAGCTTCAACCCAATCAAGTAAAAGAACACTATACTACTAACGTTCAAAATTACTATCATGAATTGAAGCTTCGTTGTGGTCAATTAAAAATTGATTTTATCGAAGCTGATATCAGCTCTGACTATAATGAGATTTTAAATGCTTATTTAATCAAAAGAACAAAAATGAGGTAA
- a CDS encoding 4Fe-4S dicluster domain-containing protein translates to MAIMITDECINCGACEPECPNTAIYEGGLEWDWAGGTDLTEVEMEDGTVIDGKEPQEPISDEFYYIVPGKCTECTGFHEEPQCAAVCPVDCCVPDPDYEETEEELSAKKEWMHED, encoded by the coding sequence ATGGCGATAATGATTACTGATGAGTGCATTAACTGTGGAGCTTGCGAACCCGAATGTCCAAATACGGCTATTTACGAAGGCGGATTGGAATGGGATTGGGCAGGAGGCACTGATCTTACAGAGGTAGAGATGGAAGATGGTACGGTAATAGATGGTAAAGAACCACAAGAGCCTATCTCAGATGAGTTCTATTATATTGTACCTGGTAAGTGTACCGAATGTACTGGCTTTCACGAGGAGCCTCAATGCGCAGCTGTATGTCCTGTAGACTGTTGTGTTCCAGATCCAGATTATGAAGAAACTGAAGAAGAATTAAGTGCTAAGAAAGAATGGATGCATGAGGATTAA
- a CDS encoding acyl-CoA reductase produces MNIEKRIEAFVKLGRELSSLAADEDKDWMWRAKSQNPWFTEDNITFSLNGIAKLLTEEKLNNWVSNYQIIDQGKKIGIVMAGNIPMVGFHDLLCILISGNIAVIKMSSQDEFLMTTAINKLIDIEPLFKNQIIIQDQLKDIDAIIATGSDNTSRYFEFYFAKYPNIIRKNRTSVAILTGQESREELEQLGKDIFQYFGLGCRNVSKLLVPDNYDFTTFFESIESYNHVAHHHKYTNNYDYNKSIYLVNGEDHLDNGFLLLKKDEALVSPISVLFYENYQSESDLSDYLKTHSQKIQCIVTNGHIDISDAQQFGQAQLPELEDYADGVDTLQFLTSL; encoded by the coding sequence ATGAATATTGAAAAAAGAATAGAGGCCTTTGTGAAATTGGGGCGTGAATTATCATCACTGGCAGCAGATGAAGATAAGGACTGGATGTGGAGAGCCAAAAGTCAAAATCCATGGTTTACGGAAGATAATATCACTTTCTCCCTTAATGGAATAGCCAAATTATTAACAGAAGAAAAGCTTAATAATTGGGTATCCAACTATCAAATAATAGATCAAGGAAAAAAGATTGGAATTGTAATGGCAGGTAATATACCCATGGTCGGTTTTCATGACCTGTTATGCATTCTTATAAGTGGTAATATTGCCGTCATTAAAATGTCATCACAAGATGAATTTTTAATGACCACGGCTATTAACAAGCTAATTGATATTGAACCATTATTCAAAAATCAAATTATCATCCAAGATCAACTTAAGGATATAGATGCCATAATCGCCACTGGCAGCGACAATACTAGCAGGTATTTTGAATTTTACTTTGCCAAATACCCCAACATCATTAGAAAGAACCGAACATCTGTTGCCATTCTAACGGGTCAAGAGTCTAGAGAAGAGCTAGAGCAGCTGGGTAAGGATATTTTTCAATATTTTGGCCTGGGTTGTCGCAATGTTTCAAAGTTACTGGTGCCAGACAACTATGATTTCACTACCTTTTTTGAATCTATCGAGTCTTATAACCACGTAGCTCATCATCATAAATACACTAATAACTACGATTATAATAAGTCAATCTATCTCGTTAATGGTGAAGACCATTTAGATAATGGTTTCCTACTTTTAAAAAAGGATGAGGCACTAGTCTCACCTATTTCCGTTCTTTTTTATGAGAATTATCAATCGGAAAGTGATTTATCGGATTATCTAAAAACTCATTCCCAAAAAATTCAGTGCATTGTAACCAACGGACACATCGACATATCAGACGCACAACAATTTGGTCAGGCACAATTACCTGAGCTTGAAGATTATGCGGACGGAGTAGATACTTTACAATTTCTAACCTCATTATAA